The following proteins are co-located in the Pararge aegeria chromosome 3, ilParAegt1.1, whole genome shotgun sequence genome:
- the LOC120637336 gene encoding growth hormone-inducible transmembrane protein-like, whose translation MLSRLCVSRSAFSVTHTLKTPVPQRFVPKNYVVRNYAREPRSRVATRSQPTVWERLMAPAGPNAFSLGKGALAGASAVGLVALCYYGSGVKPGTLQEAHLWPQFVKDRIKATYGYIAGSLVLTAGSAITVFRTPALLNLVARNGWMSIIVTMALMIGSGMVVRGMEYKPGFGAKQLAWMVHTGIMGAVIAPICFLGGPVLMRAAWYTAGVVGGLSTIAVCAPSGEFLNMRAPLAMGLGAVFAASIAGMFLPPTTALGAGLYSLSLYGGLIVFGGFLLYDTQAIIKRAEMHPTFGFQPYDPINSAISVYLDILNIFMRIAMILSGGGGNKRK comes from the exons ATGCTTTCACGACTCTGCGTGTCCCGCTCTGCATTCAGTGTCACTCATACACTGAAAACACCAGTACCCCAAAGATTTGTGCCCAAAAATTATGTAGTACGAAATTACGCACGCGAGCCTCGTTCCAGAGTGGCTACACGATCACAGCCCACAGTATGGGAAAGGTTGATGGCTCCAGCTGGTCCTaatg CTTTTAGCTTGGGGAAAGGTGCTTTAGCAGGTGCCTCAGCTGTGGGCCTTGTGGCATTGTGTTATTATGGATCAGGTGTCAAACCTGGCACATTACAAGAGGCACA TCTGTGGCCACAATTTGTAAAGGATCGTATCAAAGCAACATATGGATACATTGCTGGATCACTGGTTCTCACAGCTGGTAGTGCAATAACTGTTTTTAGAACTCCAGCCCTTCTCAACTTAGTTGCTCGCAATGGATGGATG tCGATTATTGTGACCATGGCTCTGATGATTGGATCGGGTATGGTTGTCAGAGGCATGGAGTACAAGCCAGGATTTGGCGCCAAACAGCTTGCATGGATGGTGCACACAGGAATTATGGGGGCTGTTATTGCACCTATTTGCTTCCTTGGAGGACCGGTGCTTATGCGTGCGGCttg GTACACAGCCGGTGTAGTTGGAGGCCTGAGTACGATCGCAGTGTGCGCTCCTTCGGGAGAGTTCCTTAACATGCGTGCGCCGCTTGCCATGGGCCTTGGAGCAGTGTTCGCCGCTTCAATTGCCGGCATGTTCCTACCACCCACCACCGCGCTCGGAGCAG GATTGTATTCTCTGAGTCTTTACGGTGGTCTGATTGTATTTGGTGGATTCCTTCTGTACGACACGCAAGCCATTATCAAACGAGCCGAAATGCATCCAACGTTTGGATTCCAACCCTACGACCCGATTAACTC AGCCATCTCAGTGTACCTAGACATTCTGAACATCTTCATGCGCATTGCTATGATCCTGTCTGGCGGTGGAGGAAATAAGAGGAAGTAA